From a single Oreochromis niloticus isolate F11D_XX linkage group LG3, O_niloticus_UMD_NMBU, whole genome shotgun sequence genomic region:
- the LOC106097097 gene encoding stonustoxin subunit beta-like yields MDPSKELGYLRVGSVEDKDLTSEIKRHSCELTVDTKTVSRKLQLSNGNKTVTYVGGHNLHHFHRRGFHSPQLLCINGLTDRHYWEVKWSGDVYIAVSYSGISRKGITGNNEFGSNSQSWALVVKTCPSSVIARHDNTETPIVSHNRFNRVAVYVDYAAGILSFFSVSSDTLIHLHTFKTRFTDPLYPGFAVFPGSTVILP; encoded by the exons ATGGATCCAAGCAAAGAACTGGGTTATCTCAG AGTGGGAAGTGTGGAAGACAAAGATCTTACATCAGAGATAAAGAGGC attCCTGTGAACTCACAGTCGACACAAAAACAGTGAGCAGGAAACTCCAACTGTCTAACGGAAACAAGACGGTGACCTATGTGGGGGGACATAACCTACATCATTTCCACAGACGCGGATTTCATtctcctcagctgctgtgtataAACGGTCTGACTGATCGACATTACTGGGAGGTCAAGTGGAGTGGAGATGTTTACATAGCAGTCAGTTACAGTGGAATCAGTAGGAAAGGAATAACTGGTAACAATGAGTTTGGATCAAATTCTCAGTCCTGGGCACTTGTAGTAAAAACATGTCCATCCTCTGTCATTGCGAGGCACGATAACACAGAAACACCCATCGTCTCCCACAACAGATttaacagagtagcagtgtatgtggattATGCTGCAGGCATTCtgtcctttttcagtgtttcctctgacactctgatccacctccacacatTCAAAACCAGATTCACTGATCCTCTTTATCCCGGATTTGCAGTCTTTCCTGGTTCCACAGTGATTCTGCCCTGA